The Dioscorea cayenensis subsp. rotundata cultivar TDr96_F1 chromosome 18, TDr96_F1_v2_PseudoChromosome.rev07_lg8_w22 25.fasta, whole genome shotgun sequence genome includes the window TCCGATGGCTTCACCTGAGACAGCAACTTCAATCCCAAGCTGCAACAGCACAAAACCTCCACATAAATCTAAAAGACACCTACAAAGAGTATGAACAAAATCCTaccttttattcaaaaaatgaaAGCTCCAATGCTACTTTTAAAAGAACCTGTGGATTTTACTCTTTATCGTCCCTGGAGGAGCCTTCTCAAGCGCACTCCACCCTCTATTCATCTAAAccatatttataaaacaaaaaaaaaggggaaaaaaacagCAAACAGATGATCAAATCAAAGAACGAGAGAATGTGAGATGAGGGAAAAGTTGATGTATGCTTTGGATTTGGGAATGCGACTGACCTTATCGgcaacaaaatcaacaacaatCTCAGCGTTCTCGGTTGCGGGCCTCTGGCCAGAACGGATGGTGGTCCAGAGATCCTTCCACGAGGAGGAAGGCAACGAGGGGGAGGGATGGGGCCCTGAAAGAGGATCGAGGGATCGAGCAAAGCACCAAGTCCGTCCTTTGATCGGGAAAAACAACAATCCGAGCTCTCATGGTTTCCCGAGAAAACGTAAAACCTAGAAACGAAAGGGACAGTGCGAAAAGAAGGCCCTTTGCGTTCCCTTCAATTCCCAGCCTCGAAGTATATACACTTTTTACTAGACTAGTCACTAGTGAGACCCCAAAACCGACCCTCTCTATGCCCACCACCTTGCCACGTCAGCACCctgtttatctatttatttttcaaataaatagatatatatatatatatatatatatgagtatatataaactcttaatatatatatatatttaataaaaatggaaaattaatGTATCAATGAAGGTGGTTGGCCGGCAGGAAAAACAAACTATGAGCAGTGAGCCCGGGAAAAATCCTGGAAATCTCAACCGTTTAATCGCTGTATTTTGACTTTGTCAACTGTTTGACATGTCAACTATTCAAgtgttctaacttctaatattAAATTAGACTTCAAAATTTCCCTTTTGCTTTGCTtttcaaacatttttaataatacCTAATTAAGACAAAATCATCTTTGGTGGTTTTATGTGACAACACTAAACCTTTTATATATACAGTTAGCTATTTTATTCATCTATTTCATTACTTAACTATATTGTATGTCCTTGAATTAATttgcatttactttttttctaatataacttactgatttatcttttttttaatataaaaaacagtgaaataaaaattaaactaattaaaattatagcTTATGTAGTACATTGTTTTCCTCGAAACACAGTCCAAATCAACAGCATTGCAAAGATgaaatataaacatttatacaaaagaaacatgatatatatatatatatatatataatggatctAAGAGTGGAGATGGAAGAAGTCCAAAATAGGATCATAGAGGTCTTGCTTGGCGTTGACAGCCATGACCAAGTCAGCGTGTGAATACTTAGCAAGATAGTGAATAGTCAACTTGTCTTGATCATGGGGTTGTATGGCCTGCAACAAGTGCTCCACGTCCTTAACGTCAGCCAATTGGTCCTGCCCTCCATACCCAAACAAGAGAGGAATATCACTTGCCATCCCTGATATGTTGTAAGCCGGTGGGCTACTTTGTCCATAGTGTTCCATGTTCTCCGTTGCATCATCATAGTCATATTTAGTCACTGTACCTCTGCGGATCACTgcattcatatttattaattaagagattttaatttaattatatatgtttgaaaattaaatttcaatgtACATAGAAGTACTGCAATTGAGACTACTTGTGATTAATTACTTTGAGATAAATGAACCATGTTCTTGGTTGCCGTGGATTGTGGTTCATGATCCAGGAAAACTTCTACAGCTGAGGAGTTGAGGCAGCAGTTTGGACCTgaagttttataaattttcaaattaacgATTCACATtcaatttaatgtattttaaatGCTTGCaaatccatgcatgcatgaaattaATACTAGCTAGCAAAGCATGCattacgtatatatatatatatatatatatacctgtgAAGGATGTCAACAGATCAAAGCAGTTCACATGAGGTTCTTTGCAGAGCTTTGCGAGAAGGTTGTGCACTGCTTCTCTGTGTTGgttatatatgatttatgaaATTAAGTTAaaccattaattaatagataACTGATAATTGTGTATAAATTTAAACAtgaggcatatatatatatagtttataagCATTTACCCATTTGGATCAAACTGGTCAAGGCCTAACCAATAAATAGCCTGCAGGCAAACAAGAAGTGTATATCAACAgagatatatataattgaatcaATGAgatctataatttaaaatatatactaaaGGTAATTTTtgatgttaaatatatataatgcatgcatgcatatgcatGAACTTTACATCAGCAATGAATGAATCAGCGGCACCACGTGCGAGAGGAGAGTCCACTTGATCCATGTAAGCGACGGGGCCAAGAAGTGCAGCAGATTTCAACATGTTCACCAGATTTCCTTGGCAGAAGGATGTCATGGCAATCAAGGTTCCCTGCAACGACATTCATTATATATGGTTGAGGTTTTATAAGAACATACATGCATGttcatgtatatacatatatatatagcagtAGTTACCAAAGAATGACCAACATAATGTAGTTGTTGCTGGCCTGTCTGATTATAAACATATTCAAAGGTGGCAGGAAGATCATATGCAGTGAGTTCATCCCATGACCAGTTCCAATACTCCTGATGGCGTATACATATATAGCAAAACATATacttatttatcattaattagctCAAAGAGTTgattatatttgattaaaaattggtCCTTAAAGAAAACGAACAGGATCAGCAGCAGAGAGGGAGGTGTGACCAAGACTGTAAATGGTGCCGCGAGAGTTAGCAATCCACACATCATATCCATTGTCTGCAAGAATGTAGCCGAGTGATTCATCTGCTGAATTCATCAGCCATGTAGTTCCATCCTgccacataatatatatatatccaattaGTTAATCgctaaacaaatatatattaattagattaACTTTGTAATATTTACCATCATGAGTCCATGTTGCAGCAAAACAGGAGTCTTTGCTTGCTCCGGAGTTAGAGCCAGATCGGCCATTTGGAATTCTCTGAATGCTTAGTATATAACCATCTTCAGTTGTCACCTGTATTAAAATGACATTCATTTATGCACATCAAACAACAATGAgcaacaaataatatatttagatattaattgtatatatgtatattacagTGTGTTCTTCACATGGATAGCCAAAAATCTCCACTCTAGTTTTGCAAGTGCCTCCTGTTGAACCTGGTGCAGGAGCAGGCGGAACAATGGCTGATGGAGCTGGAGCTTGGCTAACACTAGTTGACCTCATGAAGAGCTCTTGATCCTCCTTGTTAATCCTCACACCAAGACCACCTTCAAATGATATTACACAGAATAGCAggtataaaacaataatattgttGTACATTGCCATTGATGGTAGCTAGCTAGTTAATTAGCTATatctttaaacatatataataattagcTTTGGAATGCCATTTATATATGCAGTATAGATCATATAAAGCCAGGATTTTGTGATTAGTTTGACCCCATGAAACTTCCATCTACATGAAGGTGATCAGTTGTTGAATGGCCTGGTGGGAAACTCAGAATgtttatttcataatttgtcTTCATGTTTTGGGACCAGATTAGAATCAACATTAAttagaagataaaataaataccgtgttttaattaattataaataaagcgGTGATTATCAATTTTGAGCTTTGTTTGCTTGATCAGACACGGACCTATATATAAGTGCAGTGTTAATTAATAATCCAATAGTGAATCATTAATTAGCTAGAAGTAGTGGACACGTCTGGTTGACATCGAttgttttctgttttatttatttatttaacaccATCGTAGCAACTAATTAATTTGAAAGAaagcaatatcatatatataaaataatataactaaaCAACTcctaaaaactattttataccttgGATTGTAAAGATCTTATGAACATTTATTACATAGATAATtagatgtaaataaaaatttaaatgttattaaaaattaaaattgttcacGCTATCGGaatagattatacatctactttaatagtatgtataaatAATCAGAGATATAAGTAATAAGtcacataataaatttaaaagagaTACTTTTTTTAGTGTAGACAGTATTCAaccaatattatatattttcactatatcttgtttaattttttaaaaagataaaataaataaatatatagaccATATTTGTTgataaaaacagagaaaaaatgagaaaggGATGTGGATAtatcaaacaaattttattattataacgtGCAAACACCCTAGCATTCTCCACCATTAAAATCCAGTGGATGAGATAGtgctgtttttttctttttctttttttaataaaataaataaatcactaaatAATGTTGTTTTAAGGATTAACAtcagaattaatatatatttttttaatttatctctcATGGTGTACattgtataaatattaattacaataatCAAATTCGGGTTAAAAGTAATTTATTTCAATCAAgtattaatttatgattaaaattttattataacagtttttttatttaatccactgattttttagttttaataaaaaaaacagactTCTTTCTaccgatgtttttttttaacataataaagattcaaattcaaaaaccaGCTCTGTTTTGGCGCAGGCTCAATTTACAATCTAATTctatataattgtaattaaatttaaaatttagatcgTATTAAAATATCTCACATGTGTATATCGATATATAAATGAGAAGAATACGTATTGCATCATGTGTTTCCTCAGCAATCAACTTGTTAGATATTTCATCCACCACACACGCACACGCACACTCACACGcacacacaaaaagaaagattcCTGATATTCcacaaacaaaagcaaaagcaaaagcTTAGACTTgtcaaagaagaagagcaaTTAGAAGCAAAATAAGAAAGCATCTCTTGAAGTCTTGAACATATATCTAGTTATTACTCTTTCAATCTACTTCAAAGCAGCCAGCAGCCACTTTGAACTTTGAATGCATGTGACTTTGAActttgtattcttttcatttcttgatcttcttctcatcaactttatttatataagtCACGTaccttgaaatatatatattcttagatACTTacactttgcatgtaattaACAACAAGCAATGTCGACAACCACCAACTCCGGCACCGGAATAGTCATAGGAACCGAGATAATCGTCGCCGgagtcatcttcttcttcatgttaGTAGCTTTCgccttctttatttatttctacACTATAGGCAGACACCACCTCCGCGGCAGCAGCCACTCCGGTGATGCTATACCAACCACCACCTTGGAGCTAAGAACCAGCACAGGACTTGAAGAAGCAGTCATCCAATCCATCCCTGTGGTTAGATTTAGTTCGTCAGACGGAGTAGAGTGCGCCGTTTGTTTGTCGGATATCGGCGACGGCGAGAAGGCCCGGTTACTCCCACTGTGTAAGCATGGGTTTCACTTGGTTTGCATTGACGTGTGGCTGAGCTCGCACTCCACGTGTCCTCTTTGCCGCTGCGACATCACTGGGAAGGTCGCCGGAGGGACAACGTCCGCTGATAACCAGAGATTACAAAGGGTTGATGAGATTCAGGTTGAAGTAATTCCTGCTCTTGATGATGAAACGCCATCAATGGATCAGGACGTGATGAATAGTAGCAATAGGAATAAGACTCCGGTGAGTTCTTCTCCAAGATTGAGATCTTTGACCAGACTCTGGAGTCAAGGGAAGAGAACCATGGCcgtggcttcttcttcttcttctttgagtaCAAGAGAAGGTGACATAGAAGACCAGGGAATGCACAATTGACGATGATGATGCATCAATGCTTGAAAtttgtgagattttttttttttaattataatctcAAAAGGTTGTGTATCTCAAAAGggtgtataaataaaaaaaattttgattgattgattttgtgAGACCCAACccttaattaaatcctagccattgtttttacttttaattctagccattgattttgtttttacttttaatccaCCCTTCGATGTATAATtctatactccctccgttccgaATTAGATGTCGTTTTAAGAAGcaaaaaatattccaaaataaTTGTCGTTTTATGTTATGaagataaagattttttttttccaattctaCCCATATTTAATAAGTAATTTCAATTGgagtattttaaaaagaaaaaaaaccaatgatGTAATGGgtggaaaaattaataaagagaatcatataaaaatataattgtagtCCCAAGAAAATGGGTAATTTGGTCATTTAacttagttttaattgaaattatacatatcccaaaaaaatttattgttgttcTTAATTATTGTGCAAAAGGCTAAAACGACATCTAATTCGGAACAGAGGGAATAAATAAGACCAATACGTATATATTGCATGTGTTTCCTAAATAGTCAACTTGTTAGACATGAGCGGGCCAAAGAGAGAATGATATGCAGAAATAGGGGAAGGGGGTCCAATATTGTCCAcacgcgcgcacacacacacaaaaatgaaagattccaaatttcacaaacaaaagcaaaagcatagacttgtcaaagaagaaaagcaattagaaagcaaaacaagaaaacatcCCTTCAACTACTATATTATACTCCACTAATTCTGACCACATTGGTCAGTAAACTTAAACAGTAGATACTATATTATATTCCCATTCAAAACACACCATTCTTTCTCATAACATTACAGGTACAGTGACCATTAGCGTGGTCCACCACCACCCATATTATGCACAAGCCCGTTCGCTTCTAGCCATGCTTGAGAAGAGTCGACGGCCATTGCCCAAGCCATGCTGCTGACTCCACACCACTAGTCGTACACTTCAATCACCGATCACCATCAGCATCAACAGATAACTATAAGCATTAGCCAAACTAGAAAAACTGACCCATGCGGACagcacaaaaacacaaaaaaagtgaaaaataaatcccataatgtttaaatatattatttataaaattttctctattttttgagCCAAACATACAATTTGTTTACTTAACTCTATAATTGGTTTTGCAGTAAATTAGTCAGattaaaatatcataactaTGCCTCCAATTATGCTGCTAGCCCATTGATGAACAGAATGTGTGACACTTTTCAAGGTGTAAATACCATTCAGAATACACTCTGCTCCAAATTAACAGATAAAAGgaatataaaagaattaatgtgcattacaaaaaaaaaaaacaccagaAGGAAAAGCAATATGGTGTCCTGAACCGAGCCCCAGTCTCTGTCTTTCATTTATTGTTTCCCATTCTATGCTAACATTCTCAGAAACTATGGAAAAGCAACCAGAAACATAGCCTCCCTTCACATTCTCTGCCCTTATATCCTGGCCAATATGGTGCTGACTGTTGAGGGTAATGTAGTCATTTTACACCTGACAGTGAGAGCACACAACCAAAATCCTAGGGTTTTCTCTTCATTGGCTTTGTCTTCACCGTGACGAACTTTTGTTCTTTTCGGTCATAGGTTGGTTGGTCCGAAGCCCATCTCTCGCCTTTCGCCTATCCAGCCAAGCTTACGGGGGACGTATTGATAGAAACTCATTACCTCGAATCTTGGGATAGGGAGAACGCATTCTATAGGTTAGGAGTTCCTTTGAATAGAAATTAgataagggtttagggtttcggGTTTATGGGCGCAAAACTAGAAATAAACGTGAAGAATATGGGGTTTTAGAGTACCAAATATGCTCTCACTGTCATGTGttccaaatattcaaataaactGACTACATTACCACTCAACACTGAACACCATATTGGTGAAGAAACCTGGAGGCAGGCCATGTTAGCACAGGAGCattctttcattcatttctaGTGTTCAGTTGTTTCTCATTTGgtgttagttttgtttttctttttcagctGGTATTGTGTTATTTTGTTAGAGTTGAGTTAGTCTTTAGTATAGTGTTTTGTTTCAGGGTGTGTTTTGTTTTAGAGAGACCAAAGGGGAAGactgactatattagagggattaaatagggtattctactatttttttatcaacaaaTACTTGATCCCATTACGTTCTTTCCCGTACCCAACTATAGTAACAGCATGATTAGGATAACCTTCATGATGTTTAAAGAATAAACTACCTCTATATTGCCTAAAGTCTACTTTTTCAGAAAAGACAGCAGCTGAAACTAGTTGGTGAGCTACAGCTTTAAGCAAAGCCTCCTCGTTTGCAGGCACACACTGATAATCACTGATATGTGCTACGGGTGTCCTTGCTTTCCGTTCCTGGCAGCAACCCTAAGTTTCTGTATAGGGATAGTTATCTTTTGATGTCACGCCACCATTCCTTATTCAAATAATTGAATGCATTAATTATATTGCCACAATCTCCTGTCATAATCTATAAGTTGTTGTGCAGACAGAGAAACCAACCGACATGTGCTGATCTTAAAGGCTCCCTCCACAGCAGCTAACGCAGCAAAGGCCCGAGAGGAACCTATACACATAGAATAAAAAGGTAGAATACCATATTTAGTTGCTTTAATATATACAGCCTGTTCCTTCAGTCCCTTTAATATAATCATTCGGTctctttagtccctctaataaaTTCAGTCTGTCcctttagtccttctaatatatTTTGTCCCTCGAAGGCCTATGTATTATAATTTGTCTCATTCAAATAAACTAACTACATTACCCCTCAACACTCAACACCATAGTTGTGAAGAAACCTGGAGGCAGGCCATGTTAGCACATTTAATTAATTccaataactaataattaacaaACAGGGGAAGTAAATAGTAAATTCTAAATACATGTCTCTGCGCTTCTCTAACAATGTTGGAATGAATTCCTCATTGCAGTTGGTAGCACTGTCGGTCaagcaaacacaaaaaaaaacttgagataTTTCTCACTATTTTATAATATCcagcatatataaaataaaaaagaatgtatTTACTACCTTCAAACAATAGGGAATACTTCACACATCGCAATACCGGAAACACCGTTACGTAATCCAATATCCCTCGCCATCTTCATGTAGCCCTTTTCCCCTAATTTTTTCCCCATGAATTTTTTATCAACCAATACTTGATCCCATTATGCTCTTTCCCGTACCCAACTATAGTAACATCATGATTAGGATAACCTTCATGATGCTCAAACAATAAACCACCTCTATAATGCGCAAAATCTACTTCATCACTAGTTGATGGGCTACAACTTTAACCAAAGCCTCCTCGTTTGTAGGCACATGCTGAAAATCACTGATATATGCTACTAGTGTCCTTACTTTCCATTCCTGCCAGCAACCTTGAGTTCGTATGTGTAGATAGTTATCTTCTGATATCACGCCAATATACTTGAATGCACTCACCCTACTGCCACCACAGCATCCATGGCTCATCCTGTCATAATTTACAAGTTGTTGTGCAGACAGAGAAATCAAGCGGCCCGTGCTGATCTTAAAGGCTCCCTCCACAACAGCTAAAGCAGCAAAGGCCCAACAGGAACCTATACACATAGAATAAAAGGTAGAATACCATATTTAGTCACTTTAATATATTCAGTCTGTCCCTTGAGTCCCTTTAATATAGTCAGTCTATCCATTTAttccctctaatatagtcagtctgtccctttagtccctctaatatattTTGTCTTTCGTAGGCCTATGTATTATAATTTGTCTCATTCAAATAAACTGACTACACTACCCCTCAACACTCAACACCATATTGGTGAAGAAACCTGGAGGCAGGCCATGTTAGCACAGGAGCattctttcattcatttctaGTGTTCAGTTGTTTCTCATTTGgtgttagttttgtttttctttttcagctGGTATTGTGTTATTTTGTTAGAGTTGAGTTAGTCTTTAGTATAGTGTTTTGTTTCAGGGTGTGTTTTGTTTTAGAGAGACCAAAGGGGAAGactgactatattagagggattaaatagggtattctactatttttttatcaacaaaTACTTGATCCCATTACGTTCTTTCCCGTACCCAACTATAGTAATGACATGATTAGGATAACCTTCATGATGTTTAAAGAATAAACTACCTCTATATTGCCTAAAGTCTACTTTTTTTCAGAAAAGACAGCAGCTGAAACTAGTTGGTGAGCTACAGCTTTAAGCAAAGCCTCCTCGTTTGCAGGCACACACTGATAATCACTGATATGTGCTACGGGTGTCCTTGCTTTCCGTTCCTGGCAGCAACCCTAAGTTTCTGTATAGGGATAGTTATCTTTTGATGTCACGCCACCATTCCTTATTCAAATAATTGAATGCATTAATTATATTGCCACAATCTCCTGTCATAATCTATAAGTTGTTGTGCAGACAGAGAAACCAACCGACATGTGCTGATCTTAAAGGCTCCCTCCACAGCAGCTAACGCAGCAAAGGCCCGAGAGGAACCTATACACATAGAATAAAAAGGTAGAATACCATATTTAGTTGCTTTAATATATACAGCCTGTTCCTTCAGTCCCTTTAATATAATCATTCGGTctctttagtccctctaataaaTTCAGTCTGTCcctttagtccttctaatatatTTTGTCCCTCGAAGGCCTATGTATTATAATTTGTCTCATTCAAATAAACTAACTACATTACCCCTCAACACTCAACACCATAGTTGTGAAGAAACCTGGAGGCAGGCCATGTTAGCACATTTAATTAATTccaataactaataattaacaaACAGGGGAAGTAAATAGTAAATTCTAAATACATGTCTCTGCGCTTCTCTAACAATGTTGGAATGAATTCCTCATCGCAGTTGGTAGCTCTGTCGGtcaatcaaacacaaaaaaaaacttgagataTTTCTCACTATTTTATAATATCcagcatatataaaataaaaaagaatgtatTTACTACCTTCAAACAATAGGGAATACTTCACACATCACAATACCGGAAACACCGTTACGTAATCCAATATCCCTCGCCATCTTCATGTAGCCCTTTTCCCCTAATTTTTTCcccatgatttttttatcaaccAATACTTGATCCCATTATGCTCTTTCCCGTACCCAACTATAGTAACATCATGATTAGGATAACCTTCATGATGCTCAAACAATAAACCACCTCTATAATGCGCAAAATCTACTTCATCACTAGTTGATGGGCTACAACTTTAACCAAAGCCTCCTCGTTTGTAGGCACATGCTGAAAATCACTGATATATGCTACTAGTGTCCTTACTTTCCATTCCTGCCAGCAACCTTGAGTTCGTATGTGTAGATAGTTATCTTCTGATATCACGCCAATATACTTGAATGCACTCACCCTACTGCCACCACAGCATCCATGGCTCATCCTGTCATAATTTACAAGTTGTTGTGCAGACAGAGAAATCAAGCGGCCCGTGCTGATCTTAAAGGCTCCCTCCACAACAGCTAAAGCAGCAAAGGCCCAACAGGAACCTATACACATAGAATAAAAGGTAGAATACCATATTTAGTCACTTTAATATATTCAGTCTGTCCCTTGAGTCCCTTTAATATAGTCAGTCTATCCATTTAttccctctaatatagtcagtctgtccctttagtccctctaatatattTTGTCTTTCGTAGGCCTATGTATTATAATTTGTCTCATTCAAATAAACTGACTACACTACCCCTCAACACTCAACACCATATTGGTGAAGAAACCTGGAGGCAGGCCATGTTAGCACAGGAGCattctttcattcatttctaGTGTTCAGTTGTTTCTCATTTGgtgttagttttgtttttctttttcagctGGTATTGTGTTATTTTGTTAGAGTTGAGTTAGTCTTTAGTATAGTGTTTTGTTTCAGGGTGTGTTTTGTTTTAGAGAGACCAAAGGGGAAGactgactatattagagggattaaatagggtattctactatttttttatcaacaaaTACTTGATCCCATTACGTTCTTTCCCGTACCCAACTATAGTAACAGCATGATTAGGATAACCTTCATGATGTTTAAAGAATAAACTACCTCTATATTGCCTAAAGTCTACTTTTTTTCAGAAAAGACAGCAGCTGAAACTAGTTGGTGAGCTACAGCTTTAAGCAAAGCCTCCTCGCTTTGCGTGCACACACCCGATAATCACCGATATGTGCTACGGGTGTCCTTGCTTTCCGCTCTCGGCAAAGAACCCTAAGTTTTCACGTATAGGGATAGTTATCTTTTGATGTCACGCCACCATTCCTTATTCAAATAATTGAATGCATTAATTATATTGCCACAATCTCCTGTCATAATCTATAAGTTGTTGTGCAGACAGAGAAACCAACCGACATGTGCTGATCTTAAAGGCTCCCTCCACGTAGACTAACGCAAAGAAAGGCCCGAGAGGAACCTATACACATAGAATAAAAAGGTAGAATACCATATTTAGTTGCTTTAATATATACAGCCTGTTCCTTCAGTCCCTTTAATATAATCATTCGGTctctttagtccct containing:
- the LOC120282135 gene encoding ervatamin-B-like, whose protein sequence is MARDIGLRNGVSGSSRAFAALAAVEGAFKISTCSCWAFAALAVVEGAFKISTGRLISLSAQQLVNYDRMSHGCCGGSRVSAFKYIGVISEDNYLHIRTQGCWQEWKVRTLVAYISDFQHVPTNEEALVKVVAHQLVMK
- the LOC120282134 gene encoding senescence-specific cysteine protease SAG12-like, translated to MARDIGLRNGVSGSSRAFAALAAVEGAFKISTCRLERKARTPVAHISDYQCVPANEEALLKAVAHQLVSAAVFSEKVDFRQYRGSLFFKHHEGYPNHAVTIVGYGKERNGINQHHIGQDIRAENVKGGYVSGCFSIVSENLSVDADGDR
- the LOC120282137 gene encoding ervatamin-B-like, with amino-acid sequence MARDIGLRNGVSGSCWAFAALAVVEGAFKISTGRLISLSAQQLVNYDRMSHGCCGGSRVSAFKYIGVISEDNYLHIRTQGCWQEWKVRTLVAYISDFQHVPTNEEALVKVVAHQLVMK
- the LOC120282463 gene encoding E3 ubiquitin-protein ligase EL5-like gives rise to the protein MSTTTNSGTGIVIGTEIIVAGVIFFFMLVAFAFFIYFYTIGRHHLRGSSHSGDAIPTTTLELRTSTGLEEAVIQSIPVVRFSSSDGVECAVCLSDIGDGEKARLLPLCKHGFHLVCIDVWLSSHSTCPLCRCDITGKVAGGTTSADNQRLQRVDEIQVEVIPALDDETPSMDQDVMNSSNRNKTPVSSSPRLRSLTRLWSQGKRTMAVASSSSSLSTREGDIEDQGMHN
- the LOC120282585 gene encoding LOW QUALITY PROTEIN: triacylglycerol lipase 2-like (The sequence of the model RefSeq protein was modified relative to this genomic sequence to represent the inferred CDS: deleted 1 base in 1 codon), coding for MAMYNNIIVLYLLFCVISFEGGLGVRINKEDQELFMRSTSVSQAPAPSAIVPPAPAPGSTGGTCKTRVEIFGYPCEEHTVTTEDGYILSIQRIPNGRSGSNSGAAKTPVLLQHGLMMDGTTWLMNSADESLGYILADNGYDVWIANSRGTIYSLGHTSLSAADPEYWNWSWDELTAYDLPATFEYVYNQTGQQQLHYVGHSLGTLIAMTSFCQGNLVNMLKSAALLGPVAYMDQVDSPLARGAADSFIADAIYWLGLDQFDPNGEAVHNLLAKLCKEPHVNCFDLLTSFTGPNCCLNSSAVEVFLDHEPQSTATKNMVHLSQMIRRGTVTKYDYDDATENMEHYGQSSPPAYNISGMASDIPLLFGYGGQDQLADVKDVEHLLQAIQPHDQDKLTIHYLAKYSHADLVMAVNAKQDLYDPILDFFHLHS